From a single Gimesia fumaroli genomic region:
- a CDS encoding DUF1559 domain-containing protein: MFSRHTLRKRGFTLIELLVVIAIIAILIALLLPAVQQAREAARRSTCKNHLKQIGLAMHNYHDTFSRFPIGEQSPYYRANWRAPILPYLDQAPAYNQMNFDVSTSTGGFASQNSGGSYGYGTGAGTNEVLKTLRVPVYNCPSSPHSISSNDNGMNNYDQGQTMDYVGIAGATPAPGAQTGVCSATGAGYGNGTYCNNGLLAPNDCFRMRDVKDGTSNTIIVGEQSGQVNGKDSRSNYYGGWSGIGSGSKVPSLGSGSNWGSGTTTVMYSINSFWDTTAGDEAFRPYGANTVLGSYHTGGTHVLLTDGAVRFVSENVDFGTLANLCAKSDGQVIGEF, encoded by the coding sequence ATGTTTAGCAGGCACACTTTACGCAAACGTGGCTTCACTCTGATTGAATTATTAGTAGTGATTGCCATCATCGCAATTTTAATTGCATTATTATTACCCGCGGTTCAGCAGGCACGTGAGGCAGCTCGCAGAAGCACATGCAAAAACCACCTGAAGCAAATTGGGTTGGCGATGCACAATTATCACGATACGTTTTCTCGCTTCCCGATTGGCGAGCAATCTCCTTATTATCGGGCCAACTGGCGCGCACCGATTTTACCGTATCTGGATCAGGCTCCTGCATATAATCAGATGAATTTTGACGTCAGTACATCGACGGGAGGTTTTGCTTCTCAGAATAGTGGTGGCTCCTATGGATATGGTACTGGAGCGGGTACGAATGAAGTTTTAAAAACCTTACGTGTTCCCGTTTATAATTGTCCCTCCAGTCCACACTCCATCTCTTCGAATGACAATGGGATGAATAACTACGATCAGGGACAGACGATGGATTATGTTGGTATCGCCGGTGCCACACCCGCACCGGGAGCCCAAACGGGTGTCTGTTCTGCAACAGGTGCCGGTTACGGGAATGGTACTTACTGCAATAATGGCCTACTGGCACCCAATGACTGTTTTCGAATGCGTGATGTCAAAGACGGCACATCGAATACGATCATCGTGGGAGAACAGTCGGGACAGGTGAATGGGAAGGACAGCCGTTCGAACTACTATGGTGGTTGGAGCGGGATTGGATCTGGTTCGAAAGTTCCGTCACTGGGATCAGGTTCAAACTGGGGTTCAGGTACGACGACTGTGATGTATTCGATCAACAGTTTCTGGGATACTACTGCAGGCGATGAAGCATTCCGTCCCTACGGTGCCAACACCGTCCTGGGATCGTATCACACAGGTGGGACTCATGTACTACTGACAGATGGTGCCGTGCGATTTGTCTCTGAGAATGTTGACTTTGGCACACTGGCAAACCTTTGTGCCAAGAGTGATGGCCAGGTCATCGGTGAGTTTTAA
- a CDS encoding 3-keto-disaccharide hydrolase, whose product MLTLLVSKARAEVGVSAKPPTDAEILLDGNRKKLDDKWTYWKGPRFSSSLPIKWKVVDDPVDAGTVIMTDDPAAAGGKYGAADIVTKKKYRDFRLHVEFLVMKPGGNSGVYLQNRYEIQVLDGDKTKHGMGAVINKTESPYHAYNGTGKWNAYDITFRAARFKDGKLVEKPMVTVYFNGKKVHKNVIIEKVWGGPNSGLDGGNDNGFGITDTPGGIKLQCEGHDVRYRNVWIKPLDLKTANTDFKE is encoded by the coding sequence ATGCTCACTCTGCTCGTCTCAAAGGCACGAGCAGAAGTCGGCGTTTCAGCCAAGCCACCCACCGATGCAGAAATCCTGCTGGATGGCAACCGGAAGAAACTCGACGATAAATGGACCTACTGGAAAGGTCCGCGTTTCAGTTCGTCGCTCCCCATCAAGTGGAAAGTAGTCGACGATCCCGTTGATGCCGGCACCGTGATTATGACCGACGACCCGGCGGCTGCAGGCGGGAAATACGGGGCCGCAGACATCGTGACTAAAAAGAAATATCGCGACTTCCGGTTACATGTGGAATTTCTGGTGATGAAGCCTGGCGGAAACAGCGGCGTCTATCTGCAGAACCGCTATGAAATTCAAGTTCTCGACGGCGACAAAACCAAGCACGGCATGGGGGCCGTCATCAACAAAACTGAATCTCCGTACCATGCTTACAACGGCACTGGAAAATGGAACGCCTACGACATTACCTTTCGAGCCGCCCGCTTTAAAGATGGGAAGCTTGTTGAAAAGCCGATGGTCACCGTCTATTTCAACGGCAAAAAAGTTCACAAAAACGTGATCATCGAGAAAGTCTGGGGTGGCCCGAATTCCGGCTTGGATGGCGGCAACGACAACGGGTTCGGCATCACCGATACTCCCGGCGGAATCAAGCTCCAGTGTGAAGGACACGACGTGCGTTACCGGAACGTTTGGATCAAACCGCTCGATCTCAAAACCGCTAATACAGACTTCAAAGAATAG
- a CDS encoding alkaline phosphatase D family protein: MRFYCLFCLMIVAVLSLSGCEKPDSETPATVVEQGEAAIQTEADSDLPIAGMGIMVGEVTPDSALVQVRLTETDKLVDRDVKGMPGVVQFTLTPVSVEKSEAVKDSPQVIQAAADHDFIARAAFTGLKPGTKYECKTEIGTTAEQLHAGPTAHFETLPGPTLAETVDFVVVTGMNYAKFHGDQRIDKKQHLEENNTKLPQPYAGPDKNLGYPALETILKLKPNFFIGTGDNVYYDTPDKPRAKTIPEMRRKWHEQFVQPRYRDLFAAVPTYWEIDDHDYRIDDGDNTGDHHPTPEEGRRMMLEQLPVAPMNDEDAKTYRTHRVSKDLQIWLPENRMYRSPNAMEDGPEKSIWGKEQLAWLKQTLKESDATFKILVSPTPMIGPDDLRKTDNHCDIGGFRYERDAFFKWLKENGLDQQNFFIVCGDRHWQYHAVDPSGFEEFSCGALVDANSRLGRKPGDPKSTDPKGLIKQPYYQDPRSGGFLQVKVTPADKQQPATLSFLFYDEKGKLLYQHDIPQMKK, from the coding sequence ATGAGGTTTTACTGTCTGTTCTGTCTGATGATTGTCGCTGTCCTTTCCCTGTCAGGCTGTGAAAAGCCAGACTCAGAAACACCTGCGACAGTGGTCGAGCAGGGTGAAGCAGCAATTCAAACAGAAGCGGATTCCGATCTCCCCATAGCCGGAATGGGAATTATGGTCGGGGAAGTCACTCCCGACAGCGCGCTGGTGCAAGTGCGACTGACAGAAACCGACAAACTGGTCGACCGTGATGTCAAAGGCATGCCGGGCGTTGTGCAATTCACACTGACACCGGTCTCAGTAGAAAAATCCGAGGCCGTCAAGGATAGTCCACAAGTGATCCAGGCGGCCGCCGACCATGACTTTATTGCACGGGCCGCGTTTACCGGATTAAAACCAGGAACGAAATACGAATGCAAAACCGAGATTGGAACCACCGCGGAACAATTACACGCTGGTCCCACCGCTCATTTTGAAACGTTACCCGGTCCCACTCTGGCCGAGACAGTTGATTTTGTCGTCGTGACCGGCATGAACTATGCGAAGTTTCACGGCGATCAGCGCATCGATAAAAAACAGCATTTAGAAGAGAATAATACAAAGCTGCCGCAACCTTACGCCGGCCCTGATAAAAATCTGGGATATCCCGCGCTGGAGACGATTCTGAAGTTGAAGCCGAACTTCTTTATCGGCACTGGCGATAATGTCTATTATGACACGCCCGATAAACCCCGAGCGAAGACGATTCCTGAGATGCGTCGGAAATGGCACGAGCAGTTCGTGCAGCCGCGATATCGTGATCTGTTTGCGGCCGTGCCGACCTATTGGGAAATTGACGATCACGATTACCGCATCGATGACGGCGACAACACGGGCGATCATCATCCCACTCCGGAAGAAGGCCGCCGGATGATGCTGGAACAGCTGCCGGTCGCACCGATGAATGATGAGGATGCTAAAACCTATCGCACGCATCGTGTGAGCAAAGACCTGCAAATCTGGCTCCCGGAAAACCGCATGTACCGTAGTCCGAATGCGATGGAAGATGGCCCGGAAAAATCAATCTGGGGTAAGGAACAATTAGCCTGGTTAAAGCAGACACTCAAAGAGAGTGACGCGACCTTCAAGATTCTCGTCTCGCCGACACCGATGATTGGCCCCGACGATTTACGCAAGACTGACAACCACTGCGACATCGGTGGCTTTCGCTATGAACGTGATGCGTTCTTCAAGTGGCTCAAAGAGAACGGTCTGGATCAGCAGAACTTCTTCATCGTCTGTGGCGATCGGCACTGGCAGTATCACGCTGTCGATCCGAGCGGATTCGAAGAATTTTCCTGCGGCGCGCTGGTCGATGCGAATTCCCGTTTAGGCCGCAAGCCTGGCGATCCGAAGTCGACCGACCCCAAAGGACTGATCAAGCAGCCCTATTATCAGGATCCACGATCAGGCGGATTTCTGCAAGTGAAAGTGACACCGGCTGATAAACAGCAGCCGGCGACGCTTTCGTTTCTATTCTATGACGAGAAGGGCAAGCTGCTCTATCAGCATGACATTCCCCAGATGAAAAAATAG
- a CDS encoding SGNH/GDSL hydrolase family protein — translation MKPFKLIPVFALCLLTLTQSVFAEQQAKDAWEKLVRSPRFLKRATFQFVENNPKLPNVFLYGDSISIAYTDATRNALKGKANVYRLYCNGGDSSSFIQKMKTMHDTMRDEKVKDHWGFDWDVIHFNVGLHDLKYLNGRKLDRKNGKQVTSLEDYEKNLRAMIAYLKELAPQAKLIFVTTTPVPEGEPGRVAGDAAKYNAVALKVLKEYPEIGVNDLYGFTKPHHKEWWTKPGNVHFNATGATAQGNESARVIEQELKKRD, via the coding sequence ATGAAGCCGTTCAAACTGATTCCTGTGTTCGCACTCTGTCTACTCACATTAACTCAATCTGTATTTGCAGAGCAGCAGGCCAAAGACGCTTGGGAAAAACTGGTACGATCACCTCGATTTCTGAAACGGGCTACGTTTCAGTTTGTAGAAAATAATCCCAAACTGCCGAACGTGTTTCTGTATGGTGACTCCATTTCGATCGCCTATACCGATGCCACCCGCAATGCGCTCAAAGGCAAAGCCAACGTCTATCGCCTGTACTGTAACGGCGGCGATTCCTCTTCATTCATTCAAAAAATGAAAACGATGCACGATACGATGCGCGACGAAAAGGTGAAAGACCACTGGGGCTTTGACTGGGATGTGATCCATTTCAACGTCGGCCTGCACGATCTGAAATATTTGAACGGACGCAAACTGGATCGGAAGAACGGCAAGCAGGTCACGTCTCTGGAAGACTATGAAAAGAACCTGCGTGCGATGATCGCTTACCTCAAAGAACTGGCCCCGCAGGCCAAATTAATCTTTGTAACGACCACTCCCGTACCGGAGGGCGAACCGGGACGGGTTGCCGGCGACGCCGCGAAGTACAATGCAGTCGCGCTGAAAGTGCTCAAAGAGTATCCCGAAATTGGCGTCAACGATCTTTACGGCTTTACCAAACCACATCACAAAGAATGGTGGACCAAGCCGGGTAATGTTCACTTCAATGCCACCGGTGCGACCGCCCAGGGAAACGAATCGGCACGCGTGATTGAACAGGAACTCAAAAAACGGGATTAA
- a CDS encoding cation:dicarboxylate symporter family transporter yields the protein MEKAAQAHFKPGLTTWILTSLVLGIVCGLFFGDLCTPLKAVGDIFIGLLQMTVLPYITLSLILNLGRISIKQTRNMAFTVIVLLLILWCIGLFSVALMSLSFPFWQKGAFFSTSIIEGPKTESLYDLFVPANPFFSLANNAVPAVVLFSIGVGIALSSIPRREHLLDPLSVAVSALMRLNRFVVHLSPFGVFAIVAYAVGTLPFEKFGLLQAYLITYSVATIMITVGILPMLLSICTPVRYWDAVRVSQPAVIAAFVLSSTFAVLPLIVEAARELLDRYELEKDETGGSPDVLVPLVFPFPDLGRIVGLIFIPFSAWFYGSSLMPEQYPKFLSLGMAGSFAKPAVTIPWLLDLMHIPHDIFQLYLAVGVYTTRLGDALRTVYLFSFAVLTAASLSGTLKVQWKRFFTYTFLSLCLAGVLIAGIHTVLEYTFKNLYQSKAMIADRQLLFPGGSETILKESAPNPDPIQDGETRIDRIRRRGSIRLGFDAKRLPFSYFNEQGELVGFDIDMAHRLALDLGVGIEFVPFTPQTLIKQLNEDHFDLAMSGLEGTIERATAFPVADSYMDVTLAIVLPDYRKVDFLEFEVLRHSPQLKIAVVANSFFDEKAHEFFPNASFVSINSEEDFFQEKAEGADIMVTSAEAGAAWTLLYPEFSVINPFKKNVRVPMYYLGAHDIEFEEFMEVWLELKKKEGVFDTLYNYWILGKDDAVSQPRWSIIRNVLHWVD from the coding sequence ATGGAAAAAGCAGCTCAGGCACATTTCAAACCCGGATTAACCACATGGATTCTAACGAGTCTGGTGTTAGGGATCGTCTGTGGTTTGTTTTTTGGTGATCTGTGCACTCCGCTGAAAGCGGTCGGCGATATCTTTATCGGGCTGTTGCAGATGACCGTGCTTCCCTATATCACTCTCTCCCTGATTCTGAATCTGGGGCGGATCTCAATCAAACAGACACGCAATATGGCGTTCACGGTCATCGTATTGCTTTTGATTCTGTGGTGTATCGGCCTGTTCTCCGTCGCTCTGATGTCTCTCTCGTTTCCGTTCTGGCAAAAGGGGGCGTTCTTCAGTACCAGTATTATCGAAGGCCCCAAGACAGAGAGCCTCTACGACTTATTCGTCCCCGCCAATCCCTTTTTCTCGCTCGCCAATAATGCGGTCCCTGCCGTAGTTTTGTTCTCAATCGGTGTGGGGATCGCCTTAAGCAGTATCCCCAGACGGGAACATCTGCTCGATCCCCTCTCCGTGGCTGTCAGCGCGTTGATGAGGCTGAATCGCTTTGTCGTGCACCTTTCGCCGTTTGGCGTCTTCGCGATTGTCGCGTATGCCGTTGGGACATTGCCCTTTGAAAAATTCGGTTTGCTGCAGGCCTATCTCATTACCTATTCTGTTGCGACCATCATGATTACAGTGGGTATTTTGCCGATGCTGCTTTCGATCTGCACTCCCGTCCGCTACTGGGATGCAGTACGCGTTTCACAGCCGGCAGTGATCGCGGCGTTCGTGCTCAGCAGTACGTTTGCCGTGCTGCCCCTGATTGTGGAAGCAGCGCGAGAATTATTAGACCGCTATGAATTGGAAAAAGACGAAACCGGCGGCTCGCCCGATGTGCTGGTGCCCCTCGTCTTTCCGTTTCCCGATCTGGGCCGGATTGTCGGCCTGATTTTTATTCCATTCTCCGCCTGGTTCTATGGTTCTAGCTTAATGCCCGAGCAATATCCCAAGTTTCTCTCGCTGGGAATGGCCGGTTCGTTCGCTAAGCCTGCTGTCACGATTCCCTGGCTGCTCGACCTGATGCATATTCCGCACGATATTTTTCAACTTTATCTGGCGGTCGGCGTCTATACCACACGACTGGGAGATGCGCTGCGGACGGTCTACCTGTTTTCGTTTGCGGTGCTGACTGCTGCTTCACTGTCGGGAACACTCAAAGTGCAGTGGAAACGATTTTTCACATACACGTTTCTTTCACTCTGCCTGGCCGGGGTGTTGATTGCCGGCATTCATACCGTTCTGGAATATACATTTAAGAACCTCTATCAATCAAAGGCGATGATCGCCGATCGGCAGCTCTTGTTTCCCGGCGGTTCTGAGACCATTCTGAAGGAGTCGGCACCCAACCCCGATCCAATTCAAGATGGCGAAACTCGCATCGATCGCATTCGCAGACGCGGGTCAATCCGCCTTGGTTTCGACGCCAAACGCTTACCTTTTTCATACTTCAATGAACAGGGAGAGTTAGTTGGCTTCGATATCGATATGGCTCACCGTCTGGCTCTGGATCTCGGAGTGGGTATCGAATTTGTTCCCTTCACACCCCAGACCCTGATCAAGCAATTGAACGAGGATCACTTCGACCTGGCGATGTCGGGATTAGAAGGCACCATCGAACGGGCGACCGCGTTCCCAGTTGCTGATTCGTATATGGATGTCACATTGGCCATTGTCCTGCCCGACTATCGCAAGGTCGATTTTCTGGAATTCGAAGTCTTACGGCATTCACCCCAACTGAAAATCGCCGTTGTCGCCAATAGTTTTTTTGACGAAAAGGCCCACGAATTCTTTCCCAACGCAAGCTTCGTTTCCATCAATTCCGAAGAGGACTTCTTCCAGGAAAAAGCAGAGGGTGCCGATATCATGGTCACCAGTGCGGAAGCGGGCGCTGCCTGGACGCTGCTCTATCCGGAGTTTTCCGTGATTAATCCTTTCAAGAAAAACGTCCGCGTCCCCATGTATTATCTCGGTGCACACGACATCGAATTTGAAGAGTTCATGGAAGTCTGGCTCGAACTCAAAAAGAAAGAAGGCGTATTCGACACACTCTATAACTACTGGATCCTCGGCAAAGACGACGCCGTCTCCCAGCCCCGCTGGTCCATCATCCGCAATGTCCTGCACTGGGTCGATTGA
- a CDS encoding class I SAM-dependent methyltransferase — MTFSFSYHSQHVTFETAPDLFSPKNLDRGTEAMLSTVTFEPGQRVLDLGCGYGVVGILAAKIVGPENVVMTDVDPLAVKTARRNAEQNNVAGVTILQSDGFQDHQETDFDWILTNPPYHEDFSVAKHFIMKGFNRLKIGGQMVMVTRRRLWYQKRLSSIFGGTDVHEIDGYFVFHSEKRRPTYATRKRRNR, encoded by the coding sequence ATGACATTTTCCTTTTCCTATCATAGTCAGCACGTCACATTTGAAACTGCGCCCGACTTATTTTCTCCTAAAAATCTGGATCGGGGAACGGAGGCGATGTTATCCACGGTGACGTTCGAACCGGGACAGCGTGTGCTGGATCTGGGATGCGGGTATGGCGTGGTGGGAATTCTAGCAGCGAAAATCGTAGGGCCGGAAAATGTGGTAATGACGGACGTCGATCCACTGGCAGTGAAAACCGCACGACGGAATGCCGAGCAGAACAATGTAGCGGGTGTCACCATTCTACAAAGCGACGGTTTCCAGGATCATCAGGAAACCGATTTTGACTGGATTCTGACGAACCCGCCTTACCATGAAGATTTTTCCGTCGCCAAACATTTCATCATGAAAGGCTTCAACCGCCTGAAGATCGGCGGGCAAATGGTAATGGTCACACGGCGGCGGTTATGGTACCAGAAAAGACTCTCTAGCATTTTCGGCGGCACAGACGTGCATGAGATCGACGGTTACTTTGTGTTCCACTCAGAAAAACGCCGCCCAACCTACGCGACACGCAAACGCCGGAATCGTTAG
- a CDS encoding IS4 family transposase, translating into MCARRTIPADPQLDQEFDKAFEQIQELVDLSQADELYPTRTNAVYTTSVVLWMLVYQRMNPDASLEAAVKKLLDSKPELLPDNKRVSEGTLSLNTGAYSRARTRLPCSVAEWLAREVSQSMIEASPASFQDRRVFMIDGTTITLPPEEELQEQYPPASNQYGEGVWPVALLVVAHELSSGAALVPEVGAMYGPEAVSETTLIDNCLTQMPPDSIVMADAGYGIFSVAHKVQQADLSFLFRLSKQRFDRLRKIATLVKEGTDRKTWSCQWQPSPSERKKHPDLPADAVLSVQLHEIETNEGKPLYLVTSLDESVELLSDLYARRTDVETDIRNIKVVLDTENIRARSVEMFHKELLTSMVAYNLVVQFRRQAADLIKEPPRRMSFKRIWTTFRTFLMSSMYTTAADWRERFRFALGIAMQDKLPNRPGRKYPREAYRRRPKSTHFKKREKRADSTEE; encoded by the coding sequence ATGTGTGCAAGACGAACAATCCCCGCTGATCCTCAACTCGATCAAGAATTCGACAAAGCCTTCGAACAGATTCAGGAACTGGTCGATCTGAGTCAGGCCGACGAGTTATATCCGACACGTACGAACGCCGTTTACACGACCAGTGTCGTGCTCTGGATGCTCGTGTATCAGCGGATGAATCCCGATGCCTCTCTGGAAGCGGCTGTCAAAAAACTGCTGGATTCCAAACCAGAGCTGCTGCCCGATAATAAACGCGTCTCAGAGGGGACACTCTCGCTGAATACAGGCGCCTACAGCCGGGCCAGAACGCGTCTGCCGTGCAGTGTTGCAGAATGGCTCGCCAGAGAAGTCAGTCAGTCCATGATCGAAGCATCGCCGGCGTCGTTTCAGGATCGCCGCGTGTTTATGATCGACGGCACCACGATCACACTGCCGCCAGAAGAAGAACTGCAGGAGCAGTATCCTCCCGCCTCGAATCAATACGGCGAAGGGGTCTGGCCTGTGGCTTTGCTGGTGGTCGCTCATGAACTCTCCAGCGGCGCTGCCCTGGTTCCGGAAGTGGGCGCCATGTACGGTCCAGAGGCGGTGTCTGAAACCACGCTGATCGACAACTGCCTGACGCAAATGCCCCCTGACAGTATTGTCATGGCGGATGCCGGCTATGGTATTTTTTCCGTGGCCCACAAGGTTCAGCAGGCCGATCTGTCATTCCTGTTCCGACTGTCTAAGCAGCGGTTCGATCGACTGCGCAAAATTGCCACTCTGGTCAAAGAAGGAACAGACAGAAAAACCTGGTCCTGTCAGTGGCAGCCCAGTCCCAGCGAACGCAAGAAGCATCCCGATTTGCCTGCCGACGCGGTGCTGTCGGTTCAACTGCATGAAATCGAAACGAACGAAGGGAAGCCGCTGTACCTGGTCACCAGTCTGGATGAATCCGTCGAGCTACTGTCCGACCTGTATGCGCGGCGGACCGATGTCGAAACCGATATTCGGAATATCAAAGTGGTCCTGGATACGGAAAACATTCGTGCGCGGAGCGTGGAGATGTTCCACAAGGAACTGCTGACTTCAATGGTCGCCTATAATCTGGTCGTTCAATTTCGGCGGCAGGCGGCAGATCTGATCAAAGAGCCTCCGCGTCGCATGAGCTTCAAAAGAATCTGGACCACATTCCGGACGTTTCTCATGTCGTCGATGTATACCACGGCTGCCGACTGGCGAGAGCGTTTTCGTTTCGCGCTGGGCATCGCCATGCAGGACAAGCTTCCCAACCGACCGGGTCGCAAATATCCCCGGGAGGCGTATCGACGACGCCCCAAGTCAACGCACTTCAAAAAGCGAGAAAAAAGAGCAGATTCGACGGAAGAATGA